CTTTGAATCTGGTACTCGATTTCGATTTTGTCGAGAGTGGTGTACGCGTGGGCGCACCGAAGTACATGGAATGGTACGGCGCATTTGGCCTCATGGTCACGCTTGTCTGGCTCTACCTGGAGATATTCCGTCTGCTCACAAAGGTGCGTAATAACTAATTCACCGCATGCACAACAGTTCACGGTATGCACAACGGCCCACTCGCTCTGAATGGGCCGTTGTGCGTGTTGGGTACTTCGTTACATCCGTACGACGAGATCATCGGCCAGACGGAAGCGCACAAGCGATTCTGCTGGGATTTCGATATCTCGATTGCCGGTGAGTGCTCCTGTAGCGGTGCCCGCGCCCGCACCGGCGAGTCCGCCAATCAGCAGGCCCGTGCCGCCGGAAGCCAGTCCGCCAACCAGCATACCGAGACCAGTGCCTCCACCGATGAATGCGGCGGTGCGCTTGCCTTTACCCCTCTTCGACCGGGTGTAGTCGCTAGTCTGGATGGGATACTGCGTTCCATTGAGCGTTAAGCTGGTCAGCCGCAGCTCAAGAATTGAAGCGCCTTTGAAGTGGCCTCGCTTGTGTGCCGCGACGATCTCGCCATCGACATGTGTGCCACGCGGGATCACGATGTTGCCGTCGGGGCCGCTGACTGGTTCGGCAACATCACCGTCGAAGCGATCGCCTGGGCGGCTGCTCTTGACGCTGATGTGCTCATTGATGCGGATCGCCAGAGGCGTTCCGCGAGGTAGGTCGATCTCAGCAGGACGTGCTGGTTGAACCTGCTCTGTGGTCTGTTGCGGCTGCGCTCCACTGTACGACTGATCACCTGCGACCGTTGGTTGGCCGGGTACAACTGCAGGTTGCCCTGGTGCAACTGCTGGCTGGTTCGCCGCCACTGTGGACTTCGGCACGACTGTAGTAGTAACGACCTGTCCCGTTTGTCCCGGTACCGGCGGCTGCACCGTTGTGGTGATGGTGTTTCCATTTTTGTCGACGCTGACTACTTGTTGAGGCTGTCCGGTTGCTGCGGCTTGTTTCTTTGCAGCATCAAGTGCCGCATCCTGCTGGGAACGACATCCGGCGAGCACAACAAGCCCGAGCGTAATTGCGACAACAAATCTGCCTGGATGTGAGAGTTTCATCGTGTGACTCCATTCTTTGAAGTAACTTATCGTGGTGCACATGTGGAGCATCCGCGCATCACGATAAGTTAAGATGCTCGTTTCCAAGGCAGAGGCTGACGCTATGAGGGGCAAGGGTTTACGATGGTGCGCATGACCGAAGTCAAACGCACCCAACTCTCTCATCTTACTGCGCAGCTCGACGATTTGCGACAGCGCGGAACTTACTTCAAACTGCGCGTGCTCGAAGATGAACAGGGACCGGTGTGCACCTACGATGGCAGGCGCGTCATCAATCTGGCTTCGAACAACTACCTCGGCTTGTGCGACCATCCGAAGCTGCGCGAAGCGGCGATTTCCGCGACGGAGAACTACGGTGTTGGTTCGGGAGCGGTGCGGACGATTGCGGGAACGATGCGCATCCACATGGAGCTCGAGGAGAAGATCGCGGCGTTCAAGGGCGTCGAGGCTTGTGTGGTCTTCCAGTCGGGCTTCGCGGCGAATGCGGGCACGGTGTCGAGCATTCTGGGCAAGGAAGACTTCATCATCTCCGATGAGCTGAACCATGCGAGCATCATCGACGGCGCGCGGCTCTCCAGGGCGAAGATCAAGGTCTTTCGTCACAAGGATGTCGCTCACGCGGAGGAGTTGCTGAAGGAGGTTGCGAGTGAGCCGGGGAGGAAGTTGCTGATTACCGATGGGGTCTTCTCGATGGATGGGGACATCGGGCCGGTGGACAGGCTGTGCGAGCTGGCGGACCGGTACGGGGCGATCATGATGGTGGATGATGCGCACGCCTCGGGGGTGCTGGGGCGGAACGGGCGGGGGAGCGTGGACCACTTCGGGTGCACCGACCGGGTGGACGTGCAGGTGGGGACGCTGTCGAAGGCGATCGGCGCGCTGGGCGGGTATGTGTGCGGCTCGCGCGACCTGATCGACTACCTGTACCACCGGGCGCGGCCGTTCCTCTTCTCGACGTCGCACCCGCCGAGTGTCGCGGCGACGTGCATCGCGGCGTTCGAGCTGCTGGAGCGGGAGCCGGAGCGGATCGAGCGGCTGTGGGGGAATGCGCGGTACTTCAAGGAGCAGCTCGCGGCGGCGGGGTTCGACGTGGGCGGGAGGACGACCCCGGCGAGCGAGACGCCGATCACCCCGGTCATCGTGGGGGACGGGCGGAGGACGATGGAGTTCAGCCGGGAGTTGTTCGAGGCGGGGGTGATGGCGACGGGGATCGCCTTCCCGACGGTGCCGGAGGGGAAGGCGCGGGTGAGGACGATCATGACGAGCGAGCACACGCGGGAGCAGATCGACCAGGCGC
The Edaphobacter acidisoli genome window above contains:
- a CDS encoding glycine C-acetyltransferase; the encoded protein is MVRMTEVKRTQLSHLTAQLDDLRQRGTYFKLRVLEDEQGPVCTYDGRRVINLASNNYLGLCDHPKLREAAISATENYGVGSGAVRTIAGTMRIHMELEEKIAAFKGVEACVVFQSGFAANAGTVSSILGKEDFIISDELNHASIIDGARLSRAKIKVFRHKDVAHAEELLKEVASEPGRKLLITDGVFSMDGDIGPVDRLCELADRYGAIMMVDDAHASGVLGRNGRGSVDHFGCTDRVDVQVGTLSKAIGALGGYVCGSRDLIDYLYHRARPFLFSTSHPPSVAATCIAAFELLEREPERIERLWGNARYFKEQLAAAGFDVGGRTTPASETPITPVIVGDGRRTMEFSRELFEAGVMATGIAFPTVPEGKARVRTIMTSEHTREQIDQALETLTTVARRMGIL